One Chitinophagaceae bacterium C216 genomic window carries:
- the trmH_2 gene encoding tRNA (guanosine(18)-2'-O)-methyltransferase — MTEERLTRLKSVIAKRQPNLAVVLENVFDPHNISAVMRTCDAVGVQDVFVLNTKIPRHKRWGSKSSSSAAKWLTVHQYTDADECFKELRRRYEKIYTTHLAQDSVNLYDMNLTQSVALVFGNEHSGVSEEILAYADGNFIIPQVGIIKSLNISVACAVSLYEAYRQKKLAGHYEGHENDCEYKLQLQKQWGIEEES; from the coding sequence ATGACTGAAGAAAGACTTACAAGGCTCAAAAGCGTGATTGCAAAAAGACAACCCAATCTAGCGGTAGTATTGGAGAACGTATTTGATCCTCATAATATTTCTGCAGTAATGCGTACCTGCGACGCGGTGGGTGTGCAAGATGTTTTTGTGTTGAATACTAAAATCCCCCGACACAAGCGATGGGGCTCTAAAAGTAGTTCGAGCGCTGCAAAATGGCTTACTGTGCACCAGTATACCGATGCCGACGAATGTTTTAAAGAGTTAAGGCGGCGCTATGAGAAAATATATACCACGCATCTGGCACAAGATTCCGTGAATTTATACGATATGAATCTTACCCAAAGTGTAGCTTTGGTTTTTGGTAATGAGCATTCGGGAGTGAGTGAAGAAATTCTAGCTTATGCTGATGGCAATTTTATTATTCCTCAGGTGGGTATTATCAAGTCCTTAAATATTAGTGTAGCATGTGCAGTAAGTCTTTATGAGGCTTACCGACAGAAAAAACTAGCCGGGCACTATGAAGGTCATGAAAATGACTGCGAATATAAACTGCAACTACAAAAGCAGTGGGGGATCGAAGAAGAATCTTAA
- the mnmC_2 gene encoding tRNA 5-methylaminomethyl-2-thiouridine biosynthesis bifunctional protein MnmC yields the protein MTEKQLQEVGRTYEIFMTDDGSHSVRVGNTDVTFHSTKGALRESRHVFLDNGFLYWLQQQPSSKKLTVFEVGFGTGLNALLTAIAATQNRIDVHYHAVDLYPLPVEIYSRLNYPELLGEPELYKIIMQTGWEQLLYVSPFFRLHKSKSNLLDYTFKVKVDVVYFDAFAPEDQPEMWVQHVYTKIYEALNPGGVLVTYCSKGVVRRALHQAGFTVVKLPGPPGKREVIRAIKE from the coding sequence ATGACGGAAAAACAATTGCAAGAAGTAGGCAGGACATATGAGATTTTTATGACAGATGACGGTAGCCATTCCGTTAGGGTGGGTAATACTGATGTAACTTTTCATTCCACAAAAGGTGCACTGCGAGAATCCCGCCATGTTTTTTTGGATAATGGATTCCTTTATTGGCTCCAGCAGCAGCCTAGTAGCAAAAAGCTAACGGTTTTTGAAGTGGGCTTTGGTACCGGTCTAAATGCTTTGCTTACCGCTATTGCAGCTACTCAAAACCGAATAGATGTACATTACCACGCGGTAGATTTATATCCCTTGCCTGTGGAAATCTACTCCCGACTGAATTATCCGGAATTGCTTGGAGAGCCTGAGTTGTATAAAATAATTATGCAGACGGGTTGGGAGCAGTTGTTGTATGTGTCTCCGTTTTTTAGATTACATAAAAGTAAAAGCAACTTGTTGGATTATACTTTCAAAGTAAAAGTTGATGTCGTTTATTTCGATGCTTTTGCTCCCGAAGATCAGCCTGAGATGTGGGTACAGCATGTATATACCAAAATATATGAAGCATTAAACCCTGGAGGTGTATTGGTGACTTATTGTTCGAAAGGCGTTGTGCGCAGAGCACTGCACCAGGCTGGGTTTACAGTTGTTAAGCTTCCTGGTCCACCCGGTAAGAGAGAAGTTATTAGAGCGATTAAAGAATAG